The following DNA comes from Camelina sativa cultivar DH55 chromosome 14, Cs, whole genome shotgun sequence.
GCTCTCACATACTCCAGAGAGTTTGAGTTTTTTGCATGAAGCTCAACCGCTTCAACCTTACCCCGAGGCTCAATGATACTCTCCACTGCCTGCTTCTTTAAGAGATGAATGGGGATGTTCCTTATACGAACCCAAAATAggattttgttaagaaaatctGGTCCTGGATTTGGTTTCCATTGATCAAGCGAGACTATCCACCTCTGTATAAGACATGATAGAGATCACCTTCCGTTTCAAAGATAAACTGGACCCGGTTATCACCCACTCCTCTCCCCCTTACTCTGTCATCCAAACCCCAGATAGCAGGCAACGCTTTAACTAATCCACCAACCTTATGAACCACAAGATTCAAACAGCGAACTATGACGCTCATCGAATTTTCCTCTATCAAATCATTATTCTGTAGATCTGGGATTTCCACCACTTCACCTTCGCTTAGCAGATTTCGTTCTCTTAGTTCATCCATGAGAGtcggctccttcttcttccttggtcTATTCATGGCTGCTATCTCTCAAATTTGGACGCCTCCTCACAACCAACACAGATCTGAATCTAAAGGGAGTTGGATAACTAGATCTGAAGATTAGTAACGAGATACCGAAGCCACAAGAGCTTAATGAACAGCAGATGAGCTAAACAAATGCTGAGAGAAATCTAGGGATGCTAATGTAGGAAGAAGAGATCGCCGCCAGTGCACCGTAGCAGAACCCTAGCCATCGCCCGACCGCGttcattttgtgttttaataaaaaatcttaataagctaataaaaattcaaaagtcACCTGTTTAAAAACTTACACTTACAATTATCCATTTTTTCGGGAGTAACACTCTTACAATTATCTGTAATATGTAAACAACGAATATTCGTAAATGATATCGAGGATAGATCATGATATATGATTTATGCTAATTGATATGCAGTATCGtctatttatgtaaatatgATTCTGTAATTACTCACTCTAGAATATCCTAACATCGTATGTTCTTGTATATAAACTCTCTCGATTGTACTCAATAAGAGATCGATCATATTACCTTTTACATGGTATCAAGAGCCCTATAcgatctataaaaaaaaaaaatttcctctgtttttcttacTTTTCGTTTCTTCTACTCACCTTTTACAAATGACCCTAGCTACGGTTAAATTTTTGTGTCGGAGGAGGAAAGAGTTGTAACTAGAACGGAAAGATGTGAAACATGTTGGTGGTGCCGTGGCGGTATAGTAAAAAATATAGACTATATAGTTCCATGTACCTAATTTAGGGTAAATGAATGTCATTATATTCCTCTACTGTTGAAGTTAGAATTAGTCGTAATAATAAATCGGAAGCCGGACCAAGATGAACCAATAAGACTTATTAAAGAAAGAATAATAGAGAAGAGAACTAAAAAGATCGTGAATTATTTTAGAAAGCTTCTAAgaaaagatcatcatcatcatcgtgaATTAGATTATTATGGATGATGTAATGTAATGTGGACCCAATCTCTTCCTCCATGTGTTTAGCGTGCATCTATACGATACGACATTCCCATCCCatcgtaaaaaaaaagaagatactATTACTTATTACCATACTTATCTTcgcttgaaaaataaaatttatcgTGATCTTAAAATTCTATTGAAACCAAAAGATATATTCCTTATTTATGAGAATATAATCTACACTCTTttttctcaaaagaaaaaaaaaaagaatataaaaagtgACACacagaagagaaaacaaaggttGCCTTTCTAgattattaaaacatttgacaattagaaaagtaaaaaaatatgtataaaaatcAGAAGACGCAAAAGGCAAGAGCCTTTTAACAAATGAATACTTGACGACAAACGACAGCGTATCGTAAGGCCTATAAATAAAAANgggggggggggggaattaGCGCCCAAaaggtaaacaaataaaagcagAGAGCAGCTAAAttccaaattattaattttaccatttaaaagaaaagaaaaacaaaaaaacaaagtcttctctcctcatcatctttcttcttcgacCTGGTCACAATCCTTCGACGGCTCCACTCCTCTctgtcgtctctctctctcgaatcctcttcttcctcgttaTCTCCTTCTCCCAATTCGAAACTTTCCTGGGAAAATTCCCGTATTGATTTTCTAATTCCTCACGCTTTAGTTTTCTCTCGTCTGCTTTCGGctgtttgtttctctctctgttATCGACTNNNNNNNNNNNNNNNNNNNNNNNNNNNNNNNNNNNNNNNNNNNNNNNNNNNNNNNNNNNNNNNNNNNNNNNNNNNNNNNNNNNNNNNNNNNNNNNNNNNNNNNNNNNNNNNNNNNNNNNNNNNNNNNNNNNNNNNNNNNNNNNNNNNNNNNNNNNNNNNNNNNNNNNNNNNNNNNNNNNNNNNNNNNNNNNNNNNNNNNNNNNNNNNNNNNNNNNNNNNNNNNNNNNNNNNNNNNNNNNNNNNNNNNNNNNNNNNNNNNNNNNNNNNNNNNNNNNNNNNNNNNNNNNNNNNNNNNNNNNNNNNNNNNNNNNNNNNNNNNNNNNNNNNNNNNNNNNNNNNNNNNNNNNNNNNNNNNNNNNNNNNNNNNNNNNNNNNNNNNNNNNNNNNNNNNNNNNNNNNNNNNNNNNNNNNNNNNNNNNNNNNNNNNNNNNNNNNNNNNNNNNNNNNNNNNNNNNNNNNNNNNNNNNNNNNNNNNNNNNNNNNNNNNNNNNNNNNNNNNNNNNNNNNNNNNNNNNNNNNNNNNNNNNNNNNNNNNNNNNNNNNNNNNNNNNNNNNNNNNNNNNNNNNNNNNNNNNNNNNNNNNNNNNNNNNNNNNNNNNNNNNNNNNNNNNNNNNNNNNNNNNNNNNNNNNNNNNNNNNNNNNNNNNNNNNNNNNNNNNNNNNNNNNNNNNNNNNNNNNNNNNNNNNNNNNNNNNNNNNNNNNNNNNNNNNNNNNNNNNNNNNNNNNNNNNNNNNNNNNNNNNNNNNNNNNNNNNNNNNNNNNNNNNNNNNNNNNNNNNNNNNNNNNNNNNNNNNNNNNNNNNNNNNNNNNNNNNNNNNNNNNNNNNNNNNNNNNNNNNNNNNNNNNNNNNNNNNNNNNNNNNNNNNNNNNNNNNNNNNNNNNNNNNNNNNNNNNNNNNNNNNGTGTTGTTTGTGCAGAATTTTTACTTGATTGGAAGAGATGAGAACAAGAGCTTTAGGAGGATTCTTAAGATTGATCGAAGGGACTTAAACGAGTTGAACTTATATGAAGATCCCACAAGGTATACTAAAGAAGAAATGCGCGAACTTAAAAGGCGGATGAGTGTAGGTAACGAGGATTCTGGTGGCTTTAAAGCTATCACTACTTGCTATGGTATCATTGGTAtgtcctctttctttctttctttctttctttaccaGTTTACCACTCTGTGCCTTGTCCTTttctcattgttttgttttttggaggTTTCATTGTATCGCTCTGAACTCACTGAgcaatgttgatttttttttttgggtgcaggGTTTGTGAGATTCTTGGAGCCTTATTACATGCTGGtgattacaaaaagaaaaaaagtgggTGAGATCTGCGGCCATACAGTTTATGGTATTGCTGAGAGTCAAATGATTGTGATTCCACATCCTTCCATTCAGACCAAAGTGGCTAAGTCTGACGCTGAGCAGAGGTATTTCTATCGATAACTCTTCTAATGGTTATGTTCTTTTAAAATGAAAGTCTCTGGTGTGAACTTTATCAGAACGCGTAAAACATGTATTcccttactatatatataggtacAAGAGGCTCCTAAGCGTGGTGAATCTTAGCAAAAACTTCTACTTCAGCTACACATATCACCTCATGTATACCCTTCAGAAGAATATCGGCAACACTGAGAGAGGAAACGTTCACGACAACACGATGTTCGTGTGGAACGCCTTCTTAACACGCCAGATCAGAAGGATCCTCCAGAATACCATATGGACAGTTGCACTGGTATACGGCTTCTTTCAGCAGGTAATAAACAAATGCATGCCTATCTGCATTGGTATACTCACAAGATAAGACCTAGCTAATATCTACGGATCCTTTGCTTTGTCTAGACTAAATGTTCAGTATCTGGTGAAGAGTTTGTATTCACTATCATTGCTCGGCGTTCACGTCATTATGCTGGCACAAGGTAGTTCTTCATTCTGAAAGCTTTTACCTGCTATATGTTCTTCttatctttgtttcctttttcattttttctcacGGCCTACTTGCTCTTTTTCATAATTGTAATATTGGGGGATTACGCAATACCATATTTCAGTACTCCCTTTGAAAGATCGGGGCTAGTATTGATATCCCTTTGATCTTAACTCCTCCATTTTAATGTGCAGATATTTAAGGCGTGGTGTAAATGATATAGGCAGGGTAGCCAATGATGTTGAGACGGAGCAGATTGTTTCCAAAGTGGTTCCTGCTGGTCAGAAAATCCCTATAACCTCAATTGTGCAGATTCGAGGCTCCATACCCCTCTTTTGGTCACAGGAGGCATCTGTTTTCAACCCACAGCCCGAGATTATATGTAAGCACCATATGAATTTGCAAAAAGGATCCCTTggttttttcttatctttaatACTCTtggttttgtcttgtttttggGTCACAGTGAATAAGAAGGACGCGAATTATGAGGCTACCAAACAGCACTTTAAGAATCTGAGAGAGAGGTATGGGAAGAAGATAATAATTCTGAACCTCCTAAAGGTAAGCTGCTCTCTCATTTTCTAGGAAAACTCAAATTGTATACATTGCTTCTGCCTGTTCTTGGTTTATCGAATGATAATATTGAGTGTATATATCGTTGCTATTTTGTGTTATCAGACAGGTGAGAAAAAGCATCGAGAAAACATCTTACGGGGAGAGTTTGCAAAGACAATCCGATTTATTAACAAAGGCGTGGACAAGGAGAATCGTTTAAAGGCAATCCATTTTGATCTAAGCAAACACTACAAAAAGTACTGCATTTATGCACCCTTTAAACAGAAATTAATGGGTTGGTTTGTATAATAAGTCTTTATATCCTAGAATTGTTAACCATTTTTCCTTTCATTTCTCAGAGGAGCTGATGGTGCATTCAATCACTTGTGTATCTTTGCAAGGAAAGCACTGGAATTAACTGACTTGTTTTACTGTAAAGTTCCTTCAGGTGTAGGAGGTGATGGAGTAATTTATGACTCGTTTTACAAGTAAGTTTTGTATGCAATTTTATGATTATCTCTCTAATACATAGTTTTGAATTTATTGCACGTTTGTTGGTGAGTCCTAATACTAATGATACTATGCTTCAGTAACCCTCTTCCGAGTCAAGATGAAGAAGCAAATAGTCCAGGAAAAGAAGCTTCCAAGGCGGAAATATATTTGCTCCAAAATGGGGTCTTGAGGACAAACTGCATAGACTGCTTGGATCGCACTAATTTTGCGCAGTACGCCCACGGACTCGTAGCTCTTGGGCATCAGCTACGTACATTGGAAATCTCAGGACCTCCAGTCGTCGATCTTAATAATCCTCTGGCAATAGAATTGATGGAAGCTTACCAAAACATGGGTAATACACTTGCGCTGCAGTATGGTGGCTCAGAAGCACACAGCAAGGTGAATTGGTTTTACAACACATTTTCTGACTATGCTTTAGATGGATTTTTGAACTATGTGTATCAACTTTAGAAAGTTTGTGGTATGCAGATGTTTTGTGATCTGAGAGGTAACTGGAACATGGTGACGAGGCAGCGTGATATATTCACAGCTATGCGCCGTCACTACAATAACGCGTATCAGGACAGTGATAAGCAGAACGCCATCAATGTGTAAGCTATATTTTACAAActtcttgtcttgttttttcGTCTTTAAATTTGCTACTTGTTCGTTTAGTCTAAATACTGTCTCTGGTGACAGGTTCTTGGGGCATTTCCGGCCTCGAGTGGGGAGGCCAGCACTATGGGAGCTGGATTCTGATCAGCACAACATCGGAAGAGCTGGTTCTAACTTAGATATCGAAAATATGAGGTAcctaattttgttgaaaatttggCTAAACCGGAAACTATTCTAAATTGAGTTGACATGTAAATTACAAATGATTAATATCTCTTCCAATACACTATATGAACTGCAGGCCACTAATTAGGAGATCATTTTCCGATAACATTCTCATGGACTGTGATTTAAATCTGGGGGAGCTGGTACGCGAAAATTCTCAGCCTTCACATGAAGGGTTAAACGGGGGTGTCTCAGGAGCAAATTTAGATTTTCCATTCTGTGAAACTGAACCAGCTTCTTTAAGGTGTGAATCAGATTCTCTTTAACTTGTTTGAAGCATTTATTAACACTCTTTTTCTGATACTTCTACCTTTGTCTTTGATCACATCTTCAGCTTCCTTTCGGTTATGCGCAATGAAGATCTTTTAAGAGAAACAAGGTCAGGGCAGATGTTTCCAGGCAGTTCCTCTAATTATGTAGCTCACAGGCCCACTGATGTACCTGGCTTTGCACACTCatacaaaactaaatttactcCAGCAGAAGAAATGTTTGAACGTTGCAGGTAAAAACATTCGTCCGTGTGCATCGTTCCTATAGCATTGTGATACATTTACGATATTCAGACATGAACCTTCTTTCATGTTCTAAATGTTTCTTGCAGCTCAAGGTCTTGTTCCTCAGATAACTTGTTCACCGACCTGGATGAATCCGTTACTTCGTTAACTAATACAAACTCCAGTTTTGATGtattttccttcttctccataTCATTTTCTATTCAAGTTATCGATTTTTTCTTAACGCGTTCGCAGAGAAAGACACTGACTCGATTAGATTTTCCCATTATTTACAGTTTCCTATAATTGGTGGTTCCGATTTGCTGTCTGGTTTCTCAAATGAATTCGCTCGGTGGGTATTCTCAGGAAGACCATGGTAAAGAGGCAGTGGGTTTGGAGATGAAATTGTTTGTGCCTTGCATCGGAAGGTAACGTTGGTTACTTGCCAGGTACTCCAGGGTTGAACAGCCATAAATAACAGGACAGCACACCATAACGACacatctctgtatatatatccGACTCACCTTTGTAAAGGTCcatgtttcttgtttttattgtttcccTAGCAAActtgatttctctctttttttcaccacccacaaaatttgattttgttttttctgtttggtATAGAGagggtttggtttgatttttccttttttttttctttccgtaTAGTTACGGCCCATTCTTGAACCGAAAGAAATTGTGTGATTAGAAGGAGTTGGAACGCATAATACcgcattgtattgaaaaaattacaaccaagaaacatcatcatcatcatctggttttaaacttttaatccTATGTCGCGCGAGCGTTTAGTGCCTCAATACTAGAATCAACACCAGCAAATACGTTTCTTAATTAAATCCTAACTGATAAAATTATTGGACCAAAAAGTTTATTTAGATTATACTGTAAAGGCAAATATACATACATTGGTATGTCTCAAACTCTTTAAACTGGCTGGCTAGTGGTTAAACCCCTTACCAAAGAAGTTGTGATGCACTCTTTAAGAACAACAACATCCCTACTGGCTTTTTGCTCTTGCAACTAACTAATTTGTtcagaatattttatttatttcttctcattaaatattttgattttgttggctGTTGGCTGTTGGCTGGCAATTGTATGTTCGCCCACCAAAGATAAATACAGCTGGCCGATCTTtttgagataaataaaaataaaaattcagttCTTTTCTTCACTGTTGGAATTTAATTCGATGATTGTTGGATTTaatcatttaacaaaacaataaaaatttagtCAATAGAGTTGGTACGTCTAGACACTGCATTGTCTACGAGGACCAGGGTTGTGTCTACAGTGCAGGGTATATACCAAACAAGTTcttaattagaaaattatagCATTaggttttgaaattaatatatctaaattacaatgtcaacattttaaaaaataccttCTTAtgaatgtacaaaaaaaaattgtagtaaATGCACATAAGCAAAATATTATTTGCGTTGTTTAATTAGCTAAAGAAAGTTATATCTGGATTCCATTTTTAGTAAATCATTACAACTACTTACTAATAAGCATTAAAAATCACTAGTATTACTTAGGTGATGAATAGCTAATGATGCTCGtggttattttgttgttttgatatCTCTTAGACTAAACTATTTAACAGTGTGTTAATAGCTAATGATGCTCGtggttattttgttattttgttgttttgatatctcttagaaaaaataaaaagttttacaaagaaaatgTGTTACTTTGCTCTAAACCATTTagacaaattttaataaaattttgcacCAAACCAGACTTGAAtagtctcttctctctccttcaaAATACGAAACCGTTTAAGTACCATGAGAGGGGGAGAAGAGAGTATTCAAGTCTGGTTTGctgcaaaattttattaaaatttgtctGAATGGTTTAGAGCAAAGTAACAcattttctttgtaaaactttttattttttcttttgaatataatttaacattaaattcaaaaaaaaactatttaagagTGTATGCTTGGACCATCTTATAGAGGTTTTCTAAACCTCCTTCAATTATTAGCTTATCTCTCAACAATTTGTAGTTTGATATTGACAGATGCTAAGGTTTTCTTCCACCAaataatgtatatttgttatatgatgTCAATTGTcgaatttgtttttattcaaaatagtaCATATATACAAAGAATTAAAATGTATGGACCGCTTGTTCCGTTTTGCTGTCTTGgtcatttaaaaataaacagttaattattagtttttatgaGTAATTACTATTTACTAGTTACACCGACACCGTACGTACTATTTCGGCCAAAATCATAACGTTACGCGCGACACTAAATATAATTGTCATAAAGATCTCTTATCTAAAAAGAATCATAACGTTAAACATCGTCGACATGATATGTAATCTATTGTATAAAAAGAATCGATCACCCTTGGTCTGATACATTACACAACAATACACAAGAGAAGAGGAGATTGTCCAGCCCACATACACACGTATGCACATATCAACATGCATCCACACACCTACATacatataataagatattctatagatattaaattaaaatagaaaaaggagaCACTAGTCTAGTTTTACGGATTCTGTAGCctttatatttcttatattaaattaaattatctttCTTAGctgttctctttctctatctatCCCTCTTTATAAATACAAACGAACCCAATACTTCGTTTACGTACCAAGAAAGTTTGTTTCTCATCTTCAATACCAATAATACCTTGCCCATATTCACTAATTATGGCTAGATTCGGGAAACTGACAAAGCTCAAGTCAGCCATAAAGAAATGGCCTTCCTTGACGAAGAACCACCATTCAACCACCGCGTCCACCGCCTCTGAGGTCTCAAAGTGCGACGATCTCCATATGGTTTACATCGGAAAGTCACGAAGACCTTACATGCTTAGTTCCCACATCATTGCTCATCCTCTTTTCCAAGAACTACTTGATCGGTCTTCGAGATTCATAGAAGAACGTCACGACCAAGAGACTGTATTGGTAGCTTGCGAAGTCGTATTGTTCGAGCACTTGTTATGGATGCTCAAAAACAGTTGCTCTGATCTCGGCGATAATGATGATCACGAAAGAGGATCCGTCGAGGAGTTGGCTGAGTTCTATACTTATTGATGACGCAATTcttacatttaatttttttcttttaatatatacttttttggtttgattcgaCATAATCCAGTCACAAAccattttcttt
Coding sequences within:
- the LOC104740426 gene encoding phosphoinositide phosphatase SAC5 (The sequence of the model RefSeq protein was modified relative to this genomic sequence to represent the inferred CDS: added 87 bases not found in genome assembly), which encodes MGSEPRFEPRPELIDLPVLHKFKLYATPSNFYLIGRDENKSFRRILKIDRRDLNELNLYEDPTRYTKEEMRELKRRMSVGNEDSGGFKAITTCYGIIGFVRFLEPYYMLVITKRKKVGEICGHTVYGIAESQMIVIPHPSIQTKVAKSDAEQRYKRLLSVVNLSKNFYFSYTYHLMYTLQKNIGNTERGNVHDNTMFVWNAFLTRQIRRILQNTIWTVALVYGFFQQTKCSVSGEEFVFTIIARRSRHYAGTRYLRRGVNDIGRVANDVETEQIVSKVVPAGQKIPITSIVQIRGSIPLFWSQEASVFNPQPEIILNKKDANYEATKQHFKNLRERYGKKIIILNLLKTGEKKHRENILRGEFAKTIRFINKGVDKENRLKAIHFDLSKHYKKGADGAFNHLCIFARKALELTDLFYCKVPSGVGGDGVIYDSFYNNPLPSQDEEANSPGKEASKAEIYLLQNGVLRTNCIDCLDRTNFAQYAHGLVALGHQLRTLEISGPPVVDLNNPLAIELMEAYQNMGNTLALQYGGSEAHSKMFCDLRGNWNMVTRQRDIFTAMRRHYNNAYQDSDKQNAINVFLGHFRPRVGRPALWELDSDQHNIGRAGSNLDIENMRPLIRRSFSDNILMDCDLNLGELVRENSQPSHEGLNGGVSGANLDFPFCETEPASLSFLSVMRNEDLLRETRSGQMFPGSSSNYVAHRPTDVPGFAHSYKTKFTPAEEMFERCSSRSCSSDNLFTDLDESVTSLTNTNSSFDFPIIGGSDLLSGFSNEFARWVFSGRPW
- the LOC104740427 gene encoding uncharacterized protein LOC104740427; its protein translation is MARFGKLTKLKSAIKKWPSLTKNHHSTTASTASEVSKCDDLHMVYIGKSRRPYMLSSHIIAHPLFQELLDRSSRFIEERHDQETVLVACEVVLFEHLLWMLKNSCSDLGDNDDHERGSVEELAEFYTY